The Deinococcus hopiensis KR-140 genome has a window encoding:
- a CDS encoding glycosyltransferase family 2 protein codes for MRTKRPQRVPRISVVICAYTEDRWAELQAAVASAQAQTQPPHEVIVVIDHNSALLGRARAAFAGCSVCPNAQQRGLSGARNTGVEAATGEVVAFLDDDAVAATDWLASLGAAYADPAVLGAGGFIAPNWEGGAPAWFPSEFLWVMGCSYTGLPGRAAPVRNVIGANMSCRRDVLNEVGGFRHGLGRVGVFPLGGEETELCIRSAGRFPGGVWLYQPAAAVRHLVPRSRATGRYFLTRCFAEGLTKARVARLVGPGAALASERRYATQTLPLGVLRALGAALRGDGGGLLRAAAIVGGLLTVGAGYAAGQVLKAPAAPVVPTAPPSSGAHRPEPRPLRVLEVELAGPLPTLQPRDPETGRVYPGARVLVRLHARPIGLVDLDLPPGGLGGEALAGELWAALSGEINGHLREDGLPEVTHLGAAGLPTFSTPRCLTERQALLERAPFMSVIVATRNRAARLDALLDLLLDLDYPRFEVVIVDNAPTDDGTERVVQARAARDARVRYVREDHPGLSNARNRGIRHARGEFVAITDDDVRPDRAWLTELARGFAAGENVGCVTGSILAMRLDTPAQAWIEQYGGFNKGFAPRLFDLRAHQLDSRMYPYAAGAFGSGANLAFRRSAWREVGGFDAALGAGTAGMGGEELSIFVELLQRGYQIAYRPGALLYHDHHADYGALQRQMFSYGAGLTAYLTAAVWKRPARLLDLAARVPEGLRHALHPASEKNSKKNDLYPAELTRLELRGMLYGPLAYLRSRRALAAVRRQFGRRAGGGP; via the coding sequence GTGAGAACGAAACGTCCCCAGCGGGTTCCCCGGATCTCGGTGGTGATCTGCGCCTACACGGAGGACCGGTGGGCCGAGCTGCAAGCCGCCGTCGCCTCGGCGCAGGCCCAGACCCAACCCCCGCACGAGGTCATCGTGGTGATCGACCACAATTCGGCCCTGCTGGGCCGGGCGCGGGCGGCGTTCGCGGGCTGTTCGGTGTGCCCCAATGCCCAGCAGCGGGGACTGTCCGGCGCGCGCAACACCGGCGTCGAGGCCGCCACGGGTGAAGTCGTGGCTTTCCTCGACGACGACGCGGTGGCGGCCACCGACTGGCTGGCCTCGCTCGGGGCGGCGTATGCGGACCCGGCCGTCCTGGGGGCGGGCGGGTTCATCGCCCCGAACTGGGAAGGTGGGGCTCCGGCATGGTTTCCCTCCGAGTTCCTGTGGGTGATGGGCTGCTCCTACACGGGTCTGCCCGGCCGGGCTGCCCCGGTCCGCAACGTGATCGGCGCGAACATGTCCTGCCGGCGCGACGTGCTCAATGAGGTGGGGGGCTTCCGGCACGGACTGGGCCGGGTGGGCGTTTTTCCGCTGGGCGGCGAGGAGACCGAGCTGTGCATCCGCTCTGCAGGGCGCTTTCCAGGCGGGGTGTGGCTGTACCAGCCCGCCGCCGCCGTGCGGCACCTCGTTCCGCGCTCCCGGGCCACCGGGCGTTACTTCCTGACCCGCTGCTTTGCCGAGGGGCTGACCAAGGCCCGCGTCGCGCGGCTGGTGGGGCCGGGAGCGGCCCTCGCCTCCGAGCGGCGCTACGCCACGCAGACCCTGCCCCTGGGGGTTCTGCGCGCCCTGGGTGCGGCCCTGCGCGGCGACGGCGGCGGCCTGCTCCGTGCCGCCGCGATCGTGGGCGGGTTGCTGACCGTGGGAGCCGGCTACGCCGCCGGTCAGGTGCTGAAGGCCCCCGCTGCTCCGGTGGTCCCCACCGCCCCCCCCAGCTCCGGAGCACACCGCCCGGAACCGCGCCCCCTGCGCGTGCTGGAAGTGGAGCTTGCCGGGCCGTTGCCCACGCTGCAGCCGCGCGATCCCGAGACCGGGCGCGTGTATCCCGGGGCGCGCGTCCTCGTTCGGCTGCACGCGCGGCCGATCGGCCTGGTGGACCTCGACCTGCCGCCGGGAGGCCTGGGGGGCGAGGCCCTCGCTGGAGAGCTATGGGCCGCGCTGTCGGGCGAGATCAACGGCCACCTGCGTGAGGATGGCCTGCCCGAGGTGACCCACCTCGGCGCGGCGGGGTTGCCCACCTTCAGCACGCCCCGCTGCCTCACCGAGCGGCAGGCGCTGCTGGAGCGGGCTCCCTTCATGTCGGTGATTGTGGCGACGCGCAACCGGGCGGCGCGGCTGGACGCGCTGCTCGACCTGCTTCTGGACCTCGATTACCCCCGGTTTGAGGTGGTGATCGTGGACAATGCACCCACCGACGACGGGACTGAGCGCGTGGTGCAGGCGCGGGCGGCGCGGGACGCGCGGGTGCGTTACGTGCGGGAAGACCACCCAGGGCTGTCCAACGCCCGAAACCGGGGCATCCGCCACGCGCGGGGCGAGTTTGTGGCGATCACCGACGACGACGTGCGGCCTGACCGCGCGTGGCTGACCGAGCTCGCGCGCGGCTTCGCGGCGGGCGAGAACGTGGGGTGCGTCACCGGCTCGATTCTGGCAATGCGGCTCGACACGCCCGCTCAAGCGTGGATCGAGCAGTACGGGGGCTTCAACAAGGGTTTTGCGCCGCGGCTGTTTGACCTGCGGGCGCACCAACTGGACAGCCGGATGTATCCCTACGCCGCCGGGGCCTTCGGCTCAGGTGCGAACCTCGCCTTTCGCCGCTCGGCGTGGCGAGAGGTGGGCGGGTTCGACGCGGCGCTGGGCGCAGGAACGGCGGGCATGGGCGGCGAAGAGTTGTCCATCTTCGTGGAGCTGTTGCAGCGGGGTTACCAGATCGCCTACCGGCCGGGAGCGCTGCTGTACCACGACCACCACGCCGACTACGGGGCGCTGCAGCGCCAGATGTTCAGTTACGGGGCAGGCCTGACCGCCTACCTGACGGCCGCCGTGTGGAAGCGGCCCGCGCGGTTGCTTGACCTCGCGGCCCGGGTTCCCGAGGGACTGCGCCACGCGCTGCACCCCGCTTCCGAGAAGAACAGCAAGAAGAACGACCTCTACCCAGCCGAGCTGACGCGGCTGGAGCTGCGCGGCATGCTGTACGGTCCCCTCGCCTACCTGCGCAGCCGCCGGGCCCTGGCCGCCGTTCGCCGGCAGTTCGGCCGCCGGGCGGGCGGGGGCCCGTGA
- a CDS encoding twin-arginine translocase TatA/TatE family subunit: MAVLVVALLAFGPRKLPEPDQDLREFQAGTPELRQDLDPASQPQETGGFFCR, encoded by the coding sequence ATCGCCGTCCTCGTGGTTGCCCTGCTCGCCTTCGGTCCCCGCAAGCTGCCCGAACCGGACCAGGACTTACGTGAATTCCAGGCTGGAACGCCCGAACTCCGGCAGGACCTGGACCCCGCTTCCCAGCCTCAGGAAACGGGCGGCTTTTTCTGTCGTTAA
- a CDS encoding glycosyl hydrolase, producing MNRRQPALLLAGLLGLLSACGENAAVDRTGRLPGLQPQATGPKSAKRGIAYDLSTAADLAALAPGVSWWYNWGSSPNAGAPQDAGSTYGMDFVPMLWNGNFDVAAVEAKIRGNPAARYLLVLNEPNLTDQANLTPTQAADLWPRYEQVAADTGVKLVGPAMNWGTMPGYSDPVVWLDAFYSAYRARNGNRDPRIDYLAFHWYDYGLASQLDRLKKYGKPFWVTEFSNWHSGSDGAQIDTLAKQKAQMADMVATLESRSDVFRYAWFTGRWNSDAHFISLLGANGQLTELGKYYLSLPYSSATGCGTVNVAQNKAATASSVENAATSATAATDGNASTRWSSTFSDPQWVQVDLGSAQSICQVTLQWEAASAKAFQIQVSNDARTWTTAYSTASGTGGTQTVNLDQTGRYVRMYGTQRNTGYGYSLYELQVRTRP from the coding sequence ATGAACCGTAGACAACCGGCGTTGTTGTTGGCAGGACTCCTGGGCCTGCTGTCCGCGTGTGGTGAAAATGCGGCGGTCGACCGTACGGGGCGCCTGCCCGGACTGCAGCCCCAGGCCACTGGTCCCAAGAGTGCCAAGCGCGGCATCGCTTACGACCTGAGTACGGCGGCGGACCTCGCGGCCCTGGCCCCGGGAGTGAGCTGGTGGTACAACTGGGGGTCCTCGCCCAATGCGGGCGCGCCGCAAGACGCCGGGTCCACCTACGGCATGGACTTCGTGCCGATGCTGTGGAATGGCAATTTCGACGTGGCGGCCGTGGAGGCGAAGATCAGGGGCAACCCGGCGGCCCGGTACCTGCTGGTGCTCAACGAACCCAACCTCACGGATCAGGCCAACCTGACGCCCACCCAGGCCGCCGATCTGTGGCCCAGGTACGAGCAGGTGGCGGCCGACACCGGTGTGAAGCTCGTCGGCCCGGCGATGAACTGGGGCACCATGCCCGGCTACAGCGATCCGGTGGTGTGGCTGGACGCCTTTTACTCGGCCTACCGCGCCCGCAACGGGAACCGGGACCCACGCATCGACTACCTCGCCTTTCACTGGTACGACTACGGCTTGGCGAGTCAGCTCGACCGGTTGAAGAAGTACGGCAAACCCTTCTGGGTGACCGAGTTCTCCAACTGGCACAGCGGCAGCGACGGCGCGCAGATTGATACACTCGCCAAGCAAAAGGCGCAGATGGCCGATATGGTCGCAACGCTGGAGTCGCGCAGCGACGTGTTCCGGTATGCCTGGTTCACAGGGCGCTGGAACAGCGACGCGCACTTTATCAGCCTGCTGGGAGCCAACGGGCAGCTCACGGAGCTGGGGAAGTATTACCTCTCGCTGCCGTACAGCAGCGCCACGGGGTGCGGCACCGTGAACGTCGCTCAGAACAAGGCGGCGACCGCTTCTTCCGTCGAGAACGCGGCCACCTCCGCCACGGCCGCCACCGACGGCAACGCCTCGACCCGCTGGTCGAGCACCTTCAGCGATCCCCAGTGGGTGCAGGTCGACCTGGGGAGCGCGCAGAGCATCTGTCAGGTGACGTTGCAGTGGGAAGCGGCGTCCGCCAAAGCCTTCCAGATTCAGGTCTCGAACGACGCGCGGACGTGGACCACCGCCTACAGCACGGCGAGCGGCACGGGCGGCACCCAGACGGTCAATCTGGACCAGACCGGGCGGTACGTAAGGATGTACGGGACTCAGCGCAACACCGGCTACGGCTACTCGCTGTACGAGTTGCAGGTGCGGACGCGCCCCTGA
- a CDS encoding lipopolysaccharide biosynthesis protein codes for MIPSPARPAAARALIGNAVSLVGTSAVTSGLGFAFWWVAARQLSPEALGAGTAAVSAMTLVGTAGMLGLGTLLISELPRAGDRAPGLMAASLGATALACAALAGVAGAALPWVMPGFAWITAGPGAFLLFVLGVVLTGVTLVFDQAIIGRLRGDLQLWRNLLSAVIKIAALLVLTRGRPDAPSVYAAWLVGNLLSLGGVAWRARGMAEPLLSPSSPGTLRGLLPPALRHHTLNLALQAPSLLLPVLVASQVTPGANAQFYLAWMIAGFLGMIPYSLSTVLPAVSGSEGEAADNAGQVRVRQSLRWSLWGCAAGALATLLLAPFLLGLFGPAYTGEAVPTLRVLALTAFPVIIKAHFTALGRLRGDLLRVSVVVALGGVLELLGILLGARFGGLIGIALGLLAAYVLEALWMLRPVLRGAGWFWPASS; via the coding sequence GTGATCCCCTCCCCGGCCCGTCCTGCCGCCGCCCGCGCCCTGATCGGCAATGCGGTGTCGTTGGTGGGCACAAGCGCCGTGACCTCGGGCCTGGGCTTCGCGTTCTGGTGGGTGGCGGCGCGGCAGCTTTCCCCGGAGGCGCTGGGGGCGGGCACAGCCGCCGTCTCGGCCATGACGCTGGTGGGCACAGCGGGCATGTTGGGCCTGGGAACGCTGCTGATCAGCGAATTGCCCCGGGCGGGGGACCGCGCCCCGGGTCTGATGGCCGCGAGCCTGGGGGCCACGGCACTGGCGTGCGCGGCGCTGGCGGGCGTGGCAGGTGCGGCGCTGCCCTGGGTGATGCCCGGTTTCGCCTGGATCACCGCCGGGCCCGGGGCTTTCCTGCTGTTTGTGCTGGGCGTGGTCCTCACCGGCGTGACGCTGGTGTTCGATCAGGCGATCATCGGGCGGCTGCGCGGTGACCTGCAGTTGTGGCGCAACCTGCTCTCTGCGGTGATCAAAATCGCTGCGCTCCTCGTCCTGACGCGCGGGCGGCCCGACGCGCCGAGCGTGTATGCCGCGTGGCTGGTCGGCAACCTGCTCTCGCTGGGGGGGGTGGCGTGGCGGGCGCGGGGCATGGCCGAGCCGCTGCTCTCGCCGTCTTCGCCGGGCACCCTGCGTGGCCTGCTGCCTCCGGCGCTGCGGCACCACACCCTCAACCTCGCCCTGCAGGCCCCCAGCCTGCTGCTGCCCGTGCTCGTGGCAAGCCAGGTGACGCCGGGAGCCAACGCTCAGTTCTACCTGGCCTGGATGATCGCCGGCTTCCTGGGCATGATTCCCTACTCGCTGTCCACCGTGCTGCCCGCCGTCAGCGGCTCCGAGGGTGAGGCGGCGGACAACGCAGGCCAGGTACGGGTGCGGCAGTCGCTGCGGTGGTCGCTGTGGGGCTGCGCCGCCGGGGCCCTCGCCACGCTGCTGCTGGCCCCTTTTCTGCTGGGCCTTTTCGGTCCGGCCTATACCGGGGAGGCGGTGCCCACCCTGCGGGTACTGGCGCTGACCGCCTTTCCCGTGATCATCAAGGCGCATTTCACCGCGCTGGGGCGGCTGCGCGGTGACCTGCTGCGCGTCTCGGTGGTCGTGGCTCTGGGAGGCGTGCTGGAACTGCTGGGCATCCTGCTCGGCGCGCGGTTCGGCGGTCTGATCGGCATCGCCCTGGGCCTGCTCGCCGCCTACGTGCTGGAAGCCCTCTGGATGCTGCGGCCTGTGCTGCGCGGTGCTGGCTGGTTCTGGCCTGCCTCCAGCTGA